The Dreissena polymorpha isolate Duluth1 chromosome 2, UMN_Dpol_1.0, whole genome shotgun sequence nucleotide sequence ACAAAATGATTAAAAACTTGTGAAGATTTTTTACCCAATATCTTATTTGTTGAAGTTTTCTATTGAAAAGATGTGTAATTGATTAATttatataagaaaacaaaaagaTGTGGTTGATGTTGACAATTAAGCTTGACAATCTGAGGATAAAAGCCTGTCTCAGAAAAAGAGATACAAGGTGAATACAGACGTTGcctatataaaacaaacaatattatgttatttttatgattCCATAGTTAACAAAAATGGCTGGTGATGGCAAGTGGAATCTACAAGATGACATACGTGAGGATGATCCTGAAATGCACGCCCTCATCACAGCAGAGAAGGACAGGCAGAGGAAGGGCTTGGAAATGATCGCTTCAGAGAATTTTGCGAGCAAGTCTGTTTTGCAAGCATTGGGATCCTGTTTGAATAACAAGTACTCCGAAGGACAGCCAGGACAAAGGTACATAACTCTGAATACTTGAATGAATATCCAATCTTCGTAACTGCAAGAATATAACAATTCTCAAAAATCAATATGCTTTGTATTTTGACAGATATTATATAATATGGAATTATAGAAAACTGAACACAGAAATAAGGAAACAGAAGACTATTCTGTAGTTCATTATTTACcgtgtaaatattatttattttgttgcaaCAGGATATACAGATTATGCTTACATAAATTACAAACTTGCTAAGTGAAACATTTTGATATGGAAATAGTATTCATATGTGGAGTTATTTTTGGTAATGTTGCAGGTACTATGGTGGTAATGAATACATCGACAAAATCGAGCTGTTGTGCAAGAAAAGAGCATTAGAAGCCTTTGGTCTTAGCCCAGAGGAGTGGGGCGTGAATGTTCAGCCACACTCTGGATCTCCTGCTAACTTTGCTGTTTACACTGCATTGATTGGGCCGCATGGTCGAATTATGGGGCTGCATTTGCCTGAGGGTGGACATTTGAGTCATGGCTTCATGACAGGAACAAAGAAAATTTCAGCAACTTCCATGTTCTTTGAATCTTTTCCATACAAACTAGACCCTCTTACTGGGACTATAGACTACGACAGACTTGCTGAAAATGCAAAGCTCTTCCTTCCCCAAATAATAATTGCAGGtatattaaatgaatgttttttatcaAGTACTTCTAACTGTATCTTGTACAGAACAAAAATCATTGTTGTCCTTGTGCTTAAACATttgtgttttacatttgtatttctaAAGTAGGaataaacattttgtataaaagTGATTCTGCCTCTTCTGAAACATCCTCTGAAGCAGTTATTTAATAGTCATTTATGCATTAATGTACCCGTATGCTAAAAGAAGAGATGCAAGACgtgatttttaaaaatagtttatcACACAGCAGCTTGAGATCTTTTCATAcctttaattttattatgatcATTGTCTTAAAGTAATAATTCAGAGGAAAGAATACCTGTCTATTGTTGCCACAAAAAATAATTGCAGATTCAGTACTGTATTTCAAGTTTGTCTTGTAACTGTTACCAGGAGTTAGCTGCTATTCCCGTCACCTTGACTACAAAAGGTTCCGAGAGATTGCAGATGAGAACGGGTCCTACCTGCTGGCTGACATGGCCCATGTGAGCGGTTTGGTGGCTGCAGGACTGGCTCCGAATCCCTTCGAGTACTGCGATGTTGTGACCACCACCACACATAAGACACTTCGGGGAGCACGATCAGGAATGATCTTTTTCAGAAAaggtaaattttatgttttaGCATTGCTTATTTGTAAGTAATTGGTTAAGATTCAGACCTGTCAAACAAATATGCAGAAAATTACTGTATTTGGCAGGTATTTAACTGCTGTAGGATTCAGTGACTGTTAAGAAAATTCTCAAGTAGTTGACTTAAAACAACTGTATCCATTGTTACTGATGCACAGGTGTCCGCAGAGTGAAACCAGATGGCACAAAAGAGATGTACAACCTGGAGCGACCAATCAATGAAGCAGTGTTCCCTGGCCTGCAGGGGGGTCCACACAATCACCAGATTGGTGCCGTTGCTGTGGCTCTAAGGCAGGCCTGTCAGCCTGAGTTCAAGGTGTACCAGAAACAAGTCCTGGCAAATGCTCAGGTCCTCGCCAAAGAATTCCTTGCACGCAACTACACACTTGTGTCGGGTAATATTTAGCATGATTAAAGCTTATTATTTGTTGGTTGTAAATAATTTGCATTAAATTCTTTCAACAGGCTTAAAGTTTGTAAGGACACTTTAAGGAATATTaaccttaaacaaacacacaTGTTATTTACCATTTTGCCAGATTTGACAGATATGAACTGATTGAGAAAAGTTAATATTAACTTGTTATAGAACAGCAATACAAATTCCAAATAATATGTTAAAGGGTTCTAATGTATAGGGCAGGTTGCTGCCTGGGATATGcttctttttgtcccctaccagtttcaccggaggggacttatggtttgcactccatctgtctgtcagtctgtctgtcagtcagtccgtcacacttttctggatcctgcgattactttaaaagttcttaatattttttcatgaaacttgcacgtcatttcattttgttcctacgtcaaaaattgtggttgctagggcaaccaaaaaaaaaattaaaaaaaaatctgaaaatggtggaatttctgacaatggtggagcctgtagggaaccatattgcttgacaatagccttgttttattCTCCTACCCTGAAAGGTTGGTGACACACACAATGTGAACATGTttagggccttttcacagattgtttTGGCATTTATGGGAGGTATTGAGTTGATTAAAGAAAACAACTTTAGTATAACAacaagaaaacattttaaaattgttaaagtaATTTAGACAATGTTGTACTACCAGGTTTTAACCAAGGTTTTCCGGATCAAATGTTATTTCATAAACCTATCAACTATCCTGATATATTACATCTTGAGATAACAGCTATTATTATCAGTCAATATGTTGACACAAACTTAAACCAAAACAAAAGCAATAGTTATACTACAAATTATTTTGTcttgttaattttttaatcatttgttcAATTTCTTACAATAATTCATTAAACCTCTGTTTTTAGTATATTTAAGAAATCAGGACTTTTATGGCTGCTTTTATAGCCTTTATTTGGTCATATTCCCAATGGCAATTTATTTTCACCCAATCCTTTGAAGATGTTATGTCCTTATTACTAACATCTTTGATCTTAATGATTAAAGTTTTCTGTTTTATTtctgttttatcaatattttaaaattttatgcATTGAGATATAATCCATTTTCCCATTTACAAGTAATTAGATGCTTACATTTCCAATTGACGGAATAGGTCATATTCCCAAAATGTTGAGAAAAGCCATGGTAGTATTTTTCCACTTTCGTGTTTCAAAAGTTCTATTGGGCAATTTGAGAACACGCCATGTTATCttgttattttcaaaaattgTTCTGGTACCGTAATATGCCATGACTGGAATTTATGGAGCATTTTATTAAGGACATTTATTGGTTACCACTTCAGTCAGAAAGAGAATGCCAGAAAAATATACACATCATTTATGAATGATAGGTTGTTCATTCTGCTGTTCTTGCTGTATTTTCTTAAGGTGGGACAGACAACCATCTGATCTGGGTGAACTTGAAACCAATGGAAATCGATGCTCATCGCGCAGAAAGTGTCCTGGAGCAGATTGGCATTGCTGTGAACAAGAACACTGTACCAGGAGACAAGAGCGCTCTGAGGCCCAGCGGTCTGCGTATCGGCTCCCCCGCACTGACCTCACGAAACATGAAGGAAGAGGATTTCAAGAAGATTGTTGACTTTTTGGACAAAGGTACAGTGGACTATTGGTGGTCAATGTGTCAGTTGTTGTCATTTTGTCTGTTCGCATTGGTAGTTGTAGTAGCTGTGTTATCTGTTAACATCTAAAGTTCCTATTGACTTTTTGTATTTACAGTTTTCTTATCATATTGTATGTGTACTGAAATTACATTGGCAGTTCTAGAACTGTTTCGTCTGTTAACTTTGACAGTTCTTGTGGCAATTTTTCCTGTTTATGTTTTTCAACActggttattgtcccctaccagtgaaaccggaggggacttatggtttgtactctgtctgtctgtctgtcagtcagtccgtcacacttttctggatcctgcgataactctaaaagctcttaatattttttatgaaacttgaaacaatggatagatggcaatattgatattatgcacgtcatttcattttgtgcctacgttaaaaattctggttgctattgcaacaaattaaaaaatatttatttttttactgacaatggtggagtttcaccggtaggggaccatattgcttggcaatctcttgttgaagTTGTTGTTTCACTAATGGACAAAAGTGGTATTAGGTCTGTAAAAGTTCCTATTTTGTCAGTTTACACTGGTTGTTCTATTTGCTTTTTTGTCAGTTTACAGTTGCTATTATGTTTAAATAGTAGACACTGGGTGTTTAagtttctattttgtttatggaGACTGGTTGTTCAGATAGCTTTTTTAGGAGCTATTTTCAAGTTGCTATTTTAGGTTTCTAGTTAAGAGTGGAGTTTcaacatttaaaatgattgtttaatcttaaaacaaagaTAGGTTTTTGaatttactgttaaaataaacttacatatttcatataatgtattgtgttattgtgtgaaaaatatttattatttaccattaattaaaatatttcgcACTGAATCCAATTAGCAGAAATACATGGAAGTTTTACACCAGTGAACCTGATTTTGTCTTTTCAAACAGGTATAAAGCTATCCAAAGAAATTCAGTCCAACTGTGGGCCTACAATAAAGGAGTTTAAGACCAAATTGGAAGAAGATGAAGCCGTGAGAGCTCAGATATCTGCTCTGAAAGCTGAAGTTGAAGCGTTTGCCGTGCAGTTCCCACTTCCTGGTTTTGATAGCTGGTAGAAAGTTGTGTCACTGACAGAGTGGGAGTTGTTGGTTGAAATCCAAGGTTTATGCCAGGGTTATCGTTAGATGTTTAGATTCTATAGACCTTGTGCTTGAAAAATTATGGAGTCAGATTTTCagatgttaaatatttaaatatttagatgttaaaaatttaaatttaattatttaactaCTTAGTTAGTTTCTTTGTGCATACTAGTTCATTCTCTCTCAATGTTTCTGAAATCCCATTTTACCCAAATACTATGCAATTTAACACAATTTGTATTGTATAAAATATACTATTGATTTAGCTTTCCCGTTTGCATTAAAAATCATGCAAGTCAGATGCATGGGGTATGACATTTAGTATTACATAGTTCATTAAATTGTTCAAATAAGGCAAGTTAGATGCCATGTAACTGATGTTATTGATGTACATTCTCATGACAATGCATACTGGAATCACTATGGACGACTATCTATGTCACAAACTTGTCTGTAGGTGTTCTCCTACACATTCCAAAGtacaacattcaaaatgtataccTGTACCTGAAGGCTTTGTTTCTTATGATAAGAATTCTTGCATGTGCTGTTTGTGTATCATCAGGTGATGGGGGAGGGTATTCTTCATCATTCTTGTGACAAATTCTATAAACTTcctgttttattattgaattttGTACATGTAGCTTTCTTTCAATAGAATAAATGATTTCAATATACTAGTAACTAAAACTGCatattcaggggtgtgatttttctgaggatttccgcggatcgggttgtcccggatgtcacatcgtgttcttaaaatgcgctctgtaatttgtttgcaaatggcgccgttgtgaagagaaaattaagattattgaaataacaaaaagcaatcgaataaacgactgacatcacctagtctgataggaataatgaaatgtgtttgtcaaaaaaaagactacgttttagatacaagcaacacatattttgttaagaaatgtgcccactgaatttgtgtcacggaaaccagtgtttgcaaattggagtgtagtctactcgcgaagtaaaacaatttagagagtatcgttcgaacatggtaatagacaaacatgatttgatttttatatgtctgtgggtctgtgtataatcagattcatatgcatattctgctttattatgtttgtcacgctgttcagttaactgaaatagctttgaactgagtgaagatgtgaaatgcaagatattgaaaggtaaacaaattaaatatattaatttaactcaattattacatcattaacaccagaagaacactcaagtgtgtttgtttatatttagtctattaactgtcattcaatacattgaaaaactgctgctattgatcacaataaatacttacttaactgtt carries:
- the LOC127866521 gene encoding serine hydroxymethyltransferase-like, whose translation is MAGDGKWNLQDDIREDDPEMHALITAEKDRQRKGLEMIASENFASKSVLQALGSCLNNKYSEGQPGQRYYGGNEYIDKIELLCKKRALEAFGLSPEEWGVNVQPHSGSPANFAVYTALIGPHGRIMGLHLPEGGHLSHGFMTGTKKISATSMFFESFPYKLDPLTGTIDYDRLAENAKLFLPQIIIAGVSCYSRHLDYKRFREIADENGSYLLADMAHVSGLVAAGLAPNPFEYCDVVTTTTHKTLRGARSGMIFFRKGVRRVKPDGTKEMYNLERPINEAVFPGLQGGPHNHQIGAVAVALRQACQPEFKVYQKQVLANAQVLAKEFLARNYTLVSGGTDNHLIWVNLKPMEIDAHRAESVLEQIGIAVNKNTVPGDKSALRPSGLRIGSPALTSRNMKEEDFKKIVDFLDKGIKLSKEIQSNCGPTIKEFKTKLEEDEAVRAQISALKAEVEAFAVQFPLPGFDSW